From one Paenibacillus terrae HPL-003 genomic stretch:
- a CDS encoding NAD(P)-dependent oxidoreductase, translated as MKVIIFGATGTIGQALVKEAIKRKYQVTAAVRDPQRVTEQSEYLTVVQADILNPDSVTAAAKGHDAMISAYGPKFGAEEELLEATRSLLEGTRRSGAERILVVGGAGSLKTETGERLMDTAEFPEEIKPLAAAHADALELYRAADVDWTYCSPAAIIEPGRRTGQFRIGLDHVVVDELGHSRISVEDYAVALIDELVEGEFVNSRFTVGY; from the coding sequence ATGAAAGTCATTATTTTTGGAGCAACAGGAACCATTGGTCAAGCATTGGTGAAGGAGGCCATCAAACGCAAGTACCAGGTGACGGCGGCGGTGCGTGATCCGCAGCGTGTAACAGAGCAAAGTGAGTATTTGACAGTCGTTCAAGCGGATATTCTGAATCCTGATTCCGTAACAGCCGCGGCCAAGGGACATGATGCCATGATCAGCGCTTATGGTCCCAAATTTGGAGCCGAGGAAGAATTGCTTGAAGCGACACGGTCTTTGCTGGAAGGAACCCGGCGTTCCGGCGCAGAGCGCATACTGGTGGTTGGTGGAGCCGGCAGCCTGAAAACGGAAACCGGTGAACGTCTGATGGATACCGCCGAGTTTCCAGAGGAAATCAAGCCACTGGCAGCCGCACATGCCGATGCACTAGAGCTGTATCGTGCTGCGGACGTGGACTGGACATATTGCAGTCCTGCCGCAATCATTGAGCCGGGACGGCGTACAGGGCAGTTTCGCATTGGCTTGGACCATGTAGTTGTTGATGAATTGGGTCACAGCCGCATCTCGGTTGAGGATTATGCAGTTGCCCTGATTGATGAGCTGGTGGAAGGGGAATTTGTAAATTCTCGTTTTACGGTCGGGTATTAA
- a CDS encoding bifunctional ADP-dependent NAD(P)H-hydrate dehydratase/NAD(P)H-hydrate epimerase, producing the protein MYIVTAEEMRQLDRYTIDKLGIPALTLMENAGRAIADEVLKLCAVESGWSHKSFSGSHADSAYGTERRYRVGQGAAEQGYDEGPAYAEREHWYILVGKGNNGGDGLVAARHLTDAGLRVTVVYAESPDSLRGEAAVQRDTIAALHIPTLVYGRDAFDLRGAFGIVDALLGTGTQGLPREPYASLIREANASGVPLVSVDVPSGLNADTGALYEPCIRARVTVCLAYLKRGLVQYPGAEAAGDVTVRYIGIPPGLARERGVQLRLLTRDTLREALGVDVSRSRVPDGHKGTYGHVLVAAGSLRMSGAGLLAARAALRIGSGLVTWAVPEALLPRLIGAAPELMLAAAAVGGDGEWNAGSADELLQLAQARDVLAVGPGLGRFAGDTGWLRRLWEEYGGPLVLDADALNILAAAGPELDAWKPRGAAVVLTPHPGEMARLLGLSTAEVQRDRIAHARQYARTRGVTLVLKGARTVIACPDGTVYVNTTGHAGMATGGAGDVLTGIIAGLLAQGLNASQAAAFGVYLHGVAGETAARHREHAASVIAGDIIEAL; encoded by the coding sequence ATGTATATTGTGACCGCCGAAGAAATGCGGCAACTGGATCGGTATACGATTGACAAGCTGGGCATCCCGGCCCTTACCTTGATGGAAAATGCCGGGCGTGCGATAGCTGACGAGGTATTGAAGCTCTGCGCTGTGGAAAGTGGATGGAGCCATAAGAGCTTCTCCGGAAGCCACGCAGATTCAGCCTACGGTACGGAACGCAGATATCGAGTGGGGCAAGGTGCTGCCGAGCAAGGCTATGATGAGGGCCCAGCCTATGCTGAACGGGAGCATTGGTATATTCTCGTAGGCAAAGGCAACAACGGCGGTGACGGACTGGTGGCGGCCCGTCATCTAACGGATGCGGGCCTGCGCGTCACCGTTGTGTACGCTGAGTCGCCGGACTCGCTGCGCGGCGAAGCAGCGGTGCAACGCGATACCATCGCGGCTCTGCACATCCCGACCCTTGTCTACGGCCGGGATGCCTTCGACTTGCGCGGCGCCTTCGGCATCGTCGATGCCCTGCTGGGCACGGGCACACAAGGCCTGCCGCGCGAACCCTATGCCTCGCTGATTCGCGAGGCCAATGCCAGCGGCGTGCCGCTTGTGTCGGTAGACGTGCCCAGCGGCCTCAACGCCGACACAGGTGCGCTGTACGAGCCGTGCATTCGTGCACGCGTCACCGTATGCCTCGCCTACCTGAAGCGTGGGCTCGTCCAATACCCGGGCGCCGAGGCCGCAGGCGATGTAACGGTACGCTACATCGGCATTCCGCCCGGGCTTGCCCGCGAGCGCGGCGTACAGCTACGGCTCCTGACCCGCGATACGCTGCGCGAAGCGCTGGGCGTGGACGTGAGCCGCAGCCGCGTGCCGGACGGGCACAAGGGCACCTACGGCCATGTCCTCGTCGCCGCGGGAAGCCTGCGTATGAGCGGCGCGGGCCTGCTGGCCGCACGTGCCGCCTTGCGCATTGGCAGCGGCCTAGTGACGTGGGCGGTGCCCGAGGCGCTGCTGCCGCGCCTCATCGGAGCCGCGCCGGAACTGATGCTCGCTGCCGCAGCCGTAGGTGGAGACGGCGAGTGGAACGCCGGCTCCGCGGATGAGCTGCTACAGCTCGCGCAGGCGCGCGATGTGCTGGCCGTCGGCCCCGGCCTCGGCCGCTTCGCGGGAGACACTGGCTGGCTGCGCCGCCTGTGGGAAGAATACGGCGGCCCGCTCGTACTTGATGCGGACGCCCTGAACATTCTCGCTGCGGCGGGGCCAGAGCTTGATGCCTGGAAGCCGAGGGGCGCGGCGGTTGTACTGACGCCGCACCCCGGCGAGATGGCCCGTCTGCTGGGCCTATCGACGGCCGAGGTGCAGCGTGACCGCATCGCCCATGCCCGGCAGTATGCCCGGACACGCGGGGTCACGCTGGTGCTCAAGGGAGCGCGTACCGTCATTGCGTGCCCGGACGGAACGGTTTATGTCAACACGACAGGCCACGCCGGGATGGCGACAGGCGGCGCAGGTGATGTGCTGACAGGGATCATCGCAGGCTTGCTGGCGCAGGGCTTGAACGCTTCACAGGCAGCAGCCTTCGGCGTGTACTTGCACGGCGTGGCCGGAGAAACAGCCGCGCGTCATCGCGAGCATGCCGCCTCGGTCATTGCAGGTGACATTATTGAAGCCCTATAG
- a CDS encoding HAD hydrolase-like protein produces MIQAVIFNLESTLLDPGGRGLIQGIRDIFRWKGVQVTEEQASHGRGLPIRDHIANVLALSEVRKQWLDCFGTHPGRTDIEHIYLELVPVLRSLIQGAEPTFGIDKALNELQERRIQSGATASCPMEMLGNVFTPAQSPYALDCTVAPCEVSQGRPYPWMIYEIAHRLQVFPLSDIVKVGDTSADMQEGRNAGVWTIGVLNHNEGALTTSQATSRETGDRVAEERRRQSVYGLKRAGAHIVMNSVADLPRILREIEMLQHTGGFPSYTKQVKTALMPPS; encoded by the coding sequence ATGATACAAGCGGTTATTTTTAATCTCGAAAGTACATTGTTGGACCCCGGAGGACGAGGCTTAATCCAGGGAATACGTGATATTTTCAGATGGAAGGGTGTACAGGTAACGGAAGAACAGGCGTCTCATGGGCGAGGATTACCGATCCGTGATCATATTGCGAATGTGCTGGCACTTTCAGAGGTTCGGAAACAATGGCTGGATTGCTTCGGTACGCATCCCGGGAGAACGGATATTGAGCATATTTATCTTGAACTTGTGCCTGTTCTCCGTTCTTTGATCCAAGGAGCTGAGCCCACTTTCGGTATCGATAAAGCCCTAAATGAGTTGCAGGAACGTCGGATTCAGTCAGGCGCTACCGCATCTTGCCCGATGGAGATGCTGGGCAACGTTTTTACGCCTGCACAGTCCCCATATGCACTGGATTGCACAGTAGCTCCCTGTGAAGTTTCGCAAGGGCGCCCTTATCCATGGATGATCTATGAGATTGCACACCGCTTACAGGTTTTCCCGCTTAGCGATATTGTGAAAGTAGGAGATACGTCAGCGGATATGCAAGAGGGCAGGAATGCTGGTGTGTGGACAATAGGTGTGCTGAATCATAACGAAGGTGCGCTGACCACGTCGCAAGCAACTAGCCGTGAAACCGGCGATAGAGTGGCTGAGGAACGGCGCAGACAGAGCGTATATGGATTAAAAAGGGCAGGAGCCCACATCGTCATGAACTCGGTCGCTGACTTACCACGTATTTTGCGTGAAATCGAAATGCTCCAGCATACGGGCGGCTTCCCTTCCTATACAAAGCAAGTAAAAACAGCGTTAATGCCTCCATCGTGA
- a CDS encoding beta-ketoacyl-ACP synthase III, whose product MQSALNLNGVTITGTGFYVPTSLLTNLELAASLDTSDEWISQRTGIRQRYIAEATTDTSDLAVAAAIQALSRAHVSPEDVDLIVVATSTPDYAFPSTAMLVKQKLGSRAPAFDLSAACSGFVYALSVSSDMMKSGAYHNVLVIGADKFSKIIDWQDRNTAVLFGDGAGAVVLQSRPGAFPCFSLLGSEERGAEALTSPVTGPITMQGREVFKFGVRIVESMLTKALETLKLSIDDIALIIPHQANIRIIESAAGKMNIPMDKFFVNIENYGNTSAASIPIALAEAMEQQRVHPGDIVMLIGFGAGLAWGVQVIQIA is encoded by the coding sequence ATGCAATCAGCTCTCAACCTGAACGGGGTTACAATAACAGGTACAGGATTCTACGTTCCGACCTCCCTGTTAACCAATTTGGAATTAGCCGCATCTCTGGACACATCCGATGAATGGATCAGCCAACGAACAGGCATCCGTCAGCGATATATTGCAGAAGCAACCACGGACACCTCTGACCTTGCCGTTGCTGCTGCAATCCAGGCTTTAAGCCGTGCCCATGTATCCCCGGAAGATGTGGATCTCATTGTCGTGGCGACTTCAACTCCTGATTATGCCTTCCCCTCCACCGCCATGCTGGTCAAGCAAAAGCTCGGGAGCCGTGCACCTGCATTTGACTTATCAGCAGCCTGCTCCGGTTTTGTGTACGCCCTCTCGGTCAGCAGCGACATGATGAAATCGGGTGCCTACCACAACGTTCTGGTGATTGGAGCGGACAAGTTCTCCAAAATCATAGATTGGCAGGACCGTAATACTGCTGTCCTGTTTGGAGATGGAGCAGGCGCTGTCGTCCTTCAATCTCGCCCCGGCGCTTTCCCGTGCTTCTCCTTGCTAGGCTCGGAAGAACGTGGAGCAGAAGCGCTGACATCCCCGGTTACAGGGCCCATCACCATGCAAGGTCGAGAGGTTTTCAAGTTTGGGGTGCGTATTGTGGAATCCATGCTAACTAAAGCTCTGGAAACATTGAAATTAAGCATTGATGATATTGCTTTAATCATTCCACATCAAGCCAACATTCGAATCATCGAGAGTGCCGCTGGCAAGATGAATATTCCAATGGATAAATTTTTTGTGAATATCGAAAATTACGGAAATACATCAGCAGCTTCTATTCCCATTGCGCTTGCGGAAGCGATGGAACAACAACGCGTTCATCCTGGTGATATTGTGATGCTAATCGGTTTCGGCGCGGGTTTGGCATGGGGCGTACAAGTTATTCAGATCGCATGA
- a CDS encoding MarR family transcriptional regulator, protein MPLTKRRLQFLHTLVELYQKTNLPIHYEALAKSLGVSKWTAYDMLKEIEKLGFITRSYEVNAKVTGRSQVVFVPTDKASDLFNQSRNELVDLVDWKKTVQNISGLLKDLNNTSLNEAVRKIWTEIPETSVRIHFCAYIIGLLLMYLKKLGGKAGPWIQQIVLTAPSKEMGMTMFVGTVLGMAVQTINDELGLEITELVSRFLQSISDLSDEEKELLYDFLSEAFV, encoded by the coding sequence GTGCCACTTACTAAACGTCGTTTGCAATTTCTGCATACATTAGTGGAGTTGTATCAAAAGACAAATTTACCTATTCATTACGAAGCCTTGGCTAAATCATTAGGCGTTAGCAAATGGACGGCCTATGACATGCTGAAAGAAATTGAAAAGCTTGGTTTTATTACGCGCAGCTACGAGGTGAATGCCAAGGTAACCGGACGATCTCAGGTCGTATTTGTGCCTACGGATAAAGCTTCGGATTTGTTCAACCAATCCAGGAATGAATTAGTCGATCTGGTGGATTGGAAAAAAACCGTCCAGAACATCTCGGGATTGCTCAAGGATTTGAACAACACAAGCCTCAATGAGGCTGTACGAAAAATTTGGACTGAAATTCCTGAGACCAGCGTCAGAATCCATTTTTGCGCCTATATTATAGGGCTGCTTCTGATGTACTTGAAGAAGCTGGGGGGCAAAGCAGGTCCCTGGATTCAGCAGATAGTTCTTACAGCGCCAAGCAAGGAAATGGGCATGACCATGTTTGTCGGCACGGTGCTGGGTATGGCTGTACAAACGATAAACGATGAATTGGGCCTTGAAATTACGGAGCTAGTTTCCCGCTTTCTGCAATCCATTTCGGATCTTTCTGACGAGGAAAAAGAGTTGCTTTACGATTTTCTGAGCGAGGCTTTTGTATAA
- a CDS encoding ribonucleotide-diphosphate reductase subunit beta has protein sequence MQLQKIFNTEAPNRSTRIIEGENSGILNWNDIRMPHMYKLYKVLLLNHWIPDEIPMSKDASQFPTLDAEEQRTFKINIGLLAVLDSMQTMFVGDVKRYFTDSSLEAISAIIGQQEVVHNQSYSYVLSSLVSDQEQKEIFEYWKNDPVLLERNTFISDIYQEFRDEQNPQTFFQAMVADLILEGIFFYSTFAFFYNLARDQKMMSTSQMISYIQRDENQHCYFFAEVFKQLLSDFPELDTKENTEYVYRMIDRAVELETNWAHYTLKEVRGIDLNELGDYIKYMANMRLRLLGMDKAYEGVDVNCMPWIKPFSDEALNATKTDFFEAKSRNYGKVGDDNGFDDL, from the coding sequence ATGCAGTTACAAAAGATTTTTAACACGGAAGCGCCTAACCGCTCTACCCGCATTATTGAAGGTGAAAACTCTGGTATCTTGAACTGGAACGATATTCGCATGCCGCATATGTACAAGCTGTACAAGGTGCTGCTGTTAAACCACTGGATTCCGGATGAAATCCCGATGTCCAAGGACGCGTCCCAATTTCCTACGCTGGATGCCGAAGAACAACGCACATTTAAAATCAACATCGGCCTGCTGGCCGTGCTGGATTCCATGCAAACGATGTTTGTGGGGGATGTAAAACGCTACTTTACCGATTCTTCACTGGAAGCTATATCGGCCATTATCGGGCAGCAGGAAGTCGTGCACAACCAATCCTACTCCTACGTGCTCTCCTCGCTGGTATCGGATCAGGAGCAGAAGGAAATTTTTGAATACTGGAAAAATGATCCTGTATTGCTGGAGCGTAATACATTCATCTCGGACATTTACCAGGAGTTCCGTGATGAGCAAAATCCGCAAACCTTTTTCCAGGCGATGGTGGCGGACTTGATTCTGGAGGGCATTTTCTTTTATAGTACGTTCGCTTTCTTCTACAATCTGGCCCGTGACCAGAAGATGATGTCGACCAGCCAAATGATCTCGTATATCCAGCGGGATGAAAATCAGCATTGCTACTTTTTTGCCGAAGTGTTCAAGCAATTGTTGTCTGATTTCCCTGAGCTGGACACAAAGGAAAATACGGAATATGTCTACCGCATGATCGACCGCGCAGTCGAGCTGGAAACGAACTGGGCGCACTACACGCTCAAAGAGGTTCGCGGCATCGACCTGAACGAACTGGGCGATTATATCAAGTACATGGCGAACATGCGCCTGAGACTGCTTGGGATGGATAAAGCCTACGAAGGCGTTGACGTAAACTGTATGCCTTGGATCAAGCCGTTCTCGGATGAAGCACTGAACGCGACAAAAACAGACTTTTTTGAAGCAAAATCGCGCAATTACGGCAAGGTCGGAGACGACAACGGATTTGACGATTTGTAA
- a CDS encoding ribonucleoside-diphosphate reductase subunit alpha, producing the protein MPQLVTKPNNRQLAFDEIRISVYADRVLSGLDKLDKDRLIRGVVSKLRRDEVTGDEISNAFAMAALELVSKEEPDWKFAASRALLTSLYKKAATHRRYKSYADEPYGAFYPLITELIKKGIYRQELLDYYTKEQIDELGASILPKNDLLFDYIGLLTLSERYLANDFDGRVMELPQERYMIIAMYLMHKEPADKRMELVKEAYWAMSNMYMTAATPTMSNAGKKVAGQLSSCFIDTVDDSLEGIFDSNTDVARLSKMGGGIGVYLGKVRARGSDIRGHKNTSSGVIPWIRQLNNTAVSVDQLGTRKGAIAVYLDVFHKDILAFLDLKLNNGDERMRAHDVFHGVCLPDLFMEQVEARGEWNLFCPHEVKKVMGWKDDNGRPMGLEDFYDENLGTGSFREKYEEASQHPILSRITVPAIDIMKRLMKSQLETGTPYMFYRDTVNRANPNRAHGMVYSSNLCTEIMQNQSATVVEKEELVTKDGQTRIVISKIPGDFVVCNLNSIHLARAVPAGVLDRLVPIQVRMLDNVIDINNIEVLQAQYTNSQYRAVGLGTFGLHHLLALEGIRWESDEAVTYNDHLYEKINYLAVKSSMELAKEKGRYTKFEGSDWSTGHYFTSRGYTDGTREGKFVTTSEWSELAEEVKQNGVRNAWLFAIAPNGSTSIIAGSTASIDPLYELLSYEEKTTYKIANPAPDLNEKTIWYYKTAFLLDQHASINMASARQRHIDQGQSFNLYVRPDIKATEFLELHIHAWKSGMKSTYYVRSRALTIEECDSCAS; encoded by the coding sequence ATGCCACAACTCGTAACGAAACCAAACAACCGCCAGTTGGCTTTTGATGAAATACGCATTTCCGTTTATGCCGACCGTGTGCTCAGCGGATTGGATAAGCTGGATAAAGATCGCCTGATCCGCGGTGTGGTCAGCAAGCTGCGCCGGGACGAAGTCACGGGCGACGAAATCAGCAACGCGTTTGCGATGGCTGCGCTTGAACTGGTCAGCAAGGAAGAACCAGACTGGAAATTCGCCGCTTCGCGTGCTTTGCTCACATCCTTATATAAAAAAGCGGCCACTCACCGCCGTTACAAATCCTATGCGGACGAGCCTTACGGCGCTTTTTATCCGCTGATTACGGAGTTGATCAAGAAAGGCATCTATCGTCAAGAGCTGCTCGATTACTACACCAAGGAACAAATCGACGAGTTGGGTGCATCTATTTTGCCGAAAAATGACCTGCTGTTCGATTACATCGGGCTGTTGACGCTATCCGAGCGTTATCTGGCGAACGATTTTGACGGACGCGTGATGGAACTGCCGCAGGAACGCTACATGATCATCGCAATGTACCTGATGCACAAAGAGCCTGCCGACAAGCGTATGGAGCTGGTGAAGGAAGCTTACTGGGCGATGAGCAATATGTACATGACGGCGGCTACACCAACGATGTCCAATGCGGGGAAAAAGGTCGCCGGACAGCTCTCCAGTTGCTTCATCGACACCGTAGACGACTCGCTGGAAGGTATTTTCGATTCCAACACTGATGTAGCCCGTCTCAGCAAAATGGGCGGCGGCATTGGCGTATACCTCGGTAAAGTACGGGCACGTGGCTCCGACATCCGTGGACACAAAAATACAAGCTCCGGGGTCATCCCGTGGATTCGCCAGCTGAACAATACAGCGGTCAGCGTAGACCAACTGGGTACACGTAAAGGTGCAATTGCCGTCTATCTGGACGTATTTCACAAAGATATTCTTGCGTTCCTCGACCTGAAACTGAACAACGGTGACGAGCGTATGCGTGCACATGATGTTTTCCATGGCGTATGTCTGCCCGATCTGTTCATGGAGCAGGTCGAAGCACGCGGCGAATGGAATCTGTTCTGCCCGCATGAAGTAAAGAAGGTCATGGGCTGGAAAGATGACAACGGCCGTCCAATGGGGCTGGAGGATTTTTACGATGAAAACTTGGGTACAGGTTCCTTCCGCGAGAAGTATGAGGAAGCGTCACAGCATCCAATTCTCTCCCGCATTACGGTGCCTGCCATCGACATCATGAAGCGCTTGATGAAATCACAGTTGGAAACAGGTACGCCGTATATGTTCTACCGCGATACAGTAAACCGGGCCAACCCGAACCGCGCCCATGGTATGGTGTATTCCTCCAACCTGTGCACGGAAATTATGCAAAACCAATCGGCGACCGTCGTGGAAAAAGAAGAACTGGTCACCAAGGACGGACAAACACGCATTGTCATTTCCAAAATCCCTGGCGATTTTGTCGTCTGCAACCTGAACTCCATCCATCTGGCTCGTGCGGTTCCGGCAGGTGTGCTGGACCGTCTCGTACCGATTCAGGTGCGTATGCTGGATAACGTCATAGATATCAATAATATTGAGGTGCTGCAAGCACAATATACAAACAGCCAATATCGCGCAGTTGGTCTGGGTACGTTCGGACTCCATCATCTACTCGCACTCGAAGGCATCCGTTGGGAATCCGATGAAGCGGTAACCTATAACGACCATTTGTACGAAAAAATTAACTATCTGGCTGTAAAATCAAGCATGGAGCTGGCGAAGGAAAAAGGCCGTTATACCAAATTTGAAGGCTCTGACTGGTCTACCGGGCATTATTTCACATCCCGTGGCTATACGGACGGTACGCGTGAAGGCAAATTTGTAACCACGTCCGAGTGGAGTGAGCTTGCGGAAGAAGTCAAGCAAAACGGTGTCCGCAACGCATGGCTGTTCGCCATCGCGCCTAACGGTTCCACGTCCATCATCGCGGGTTCTACGGCCAGCATTGATCCATTGTATGAATTGCTTTCCTATGAAGAGAAAACAACCTACAAGATCGCTAACCCTGCACCGGACTTGAATGAAAAAACAATCTGGTACTACAAAACGGCTTTCCTGCTGGATCAGCACGCTTCAATCAACATGGCCTCTGCCCGTCAGCGTCATATTGACCAGGGCCAAAGCTTTAACCTGTATGTGCGCCCGGATATCAAAGCTACTGAATTCCTGGAACTGCACATTCATGCCTGGAAATCAGGTATGAAATCAACCTATTATGTACGCAGCCGCGCACTGACGATTGAAGAATGCGATAGCTGCGCATCCTAA
- a CDS encoding MTH1187 family thiamine-binding protein — protein sequence MAIAEVTVIPIGTGSTSLSDYVAQMQKVLKTQKGITYELTSMSTIIEGTLDDVFTAIAALHEAPFLSGAKRVSTSVKIDDRRDKPSSSGQKLRSVADKLSGTGTGNVTELNPNPS from the coding sequence ATGGCTATTGCAGAAGTAACCGTAATCCCGATTGGAACAGGCAGTACCAGCCTGAGCGACTATGTTGCACAGATGCAGAAAGTGCTGAAGACGCAAAAAGGAATTACTTACGAACTTACCTCCATGAGCACAATTATTGAAGGTACGCTGGATGATGTTTTCACTGCTATCGCTGCGCTGCACGAAGCGCCATTCCTATCAGGAGCGAAGCGCGTCTCCACCTCGGTCAAAATTGACGACCGCCGTGACAAGCCTTCCTCCAGCGGCCAAAAGCTTCGTTCCGTCGCAGATAAACTATCCGGCACCGGGACAGGGAACGTGACCGAATTAAATCCAAATCCTAGCTGA
- a CDS encoding phage holin family protein produces the protein MALDYISGVAGAIKNKKVDSDNLFLCWS, from the coding sequence ATGGCGTTAGATTATATTTCTGGTGTTGCAGGAGCAATTAAAAATAAGAAAGTGGACAGCGATAATCTATTTTTATGCTGGTCGTGA
- a CDS encoding M15 family metallopeptidase — protein sequence MEKLLTLEQVKRKSEKRLFGLHPVIRQATECLIDRCYDRAVWIIITQGLRTYAEQDALYAQGRTKSGQVVTKARGGYSIHNFGYAIDFALLLRDGRTVSWDTLRDDDKDSLPDWSEVVEEAKRLGFEWGGDWRSFKDMPHLQMVFGLSTADFRAGKRPTQAQLDAVLAKINSLKTGDDEPMTAEEKAAFNVLQKRVIALESANKLAKVPAWAEQACINAKAAGVLDTANDGSYDFYRLVTLLDRAGVFSKKGGAA from the coding sequence ATGGAAAAGTTGCTGACACTGGAGCAAGTAAAGAGAAAATCTGAGAAGCGACTGTTTGGGCTCCACCCGGTCATTCGTCAGGCAACTGAATGCCTCATTGATCGATGTTATGACCGAGCTGTATGGATCATTATCACGCAAGGATTACGAACGTATGCGGAGCAGGATGCTCTGTATGCTCAAGGACGCACTAAGTCAGGACAAGTCGTGACGAAAGCACGCGGAGGCTATTCGATTCATAACTTCGGGTACGCAATCGACTTTGCGTTGCTACTTCGGGATGGTCGTACGGTATCGTGGGACACGCTGCGCGACGATGATAAGGATTCGCTACCAGATTGGAGCGAAGTCGTCGAAGAAGCAAAGCGGCTGGGCTTCGAATGGGGCGGCGACTGGCGCAGTTTTAAAGACATGCCCCACCTCCAGATGGTCTTTGGCCTTTCTACGGCAGATTTCCGGGCAGGTAAGCGCCCAACTCAAGCGCAGCTCGACGCTGTGCTGGCTAAGATTAACTCACTTAAAACGGGAGATGATGAGCCTATGACAGCAGAAGAAAAGGCAGCATTTAATGTGCTACAAAAACGTGTGATTGCACTGGAATCCGCAAATAAACTCGCGAAAGTACCGGCTTGGGCGGAACAAGCGTGTATTAACGCAAAGGCTGCAGGTGTGTTGGATACGGCGAATGATGGTAGCTACGACTTTTACAGACTGGTCACTTTACTCGACCGGGCTGGTGTATTCAGCAAAAAGGGAGGTGCTGCATAA
- a CDS encoding SPRY domain-containing protein yields MKRVITSLLLLGLFTLIGLSSSTYAATKNVVWEKSQSVSATVDSNGTKASVGKTKGKWYWEVTVTAQASTTTGIGIVGEGKQYNGPGTGALQNWMYYAANGNTFPGIVSSGTTYTLKDVIGVALNMDDDKISWYKNGVLVYTSTFKPSDLPGEIVTPSITGGSTGSFSFDTNFGATPFTYSIPEGFLPYQQPENSITLSATGNEENIQLKWDGIPGVTTYKIERALTPGGPYEEIASDISGTSYTDNKVEENTTYYYVVSTNISSTDQVVSNEANATTLKKSTPDPSEPTEPSEPAQPTGDRAILTITMDNGFDKEFDLSKKELNAFIAWYDAKDAGRGASFFAIDKHNNNKGPFSNRKDYVIFNKILTFEVSEYSTK; encoded by the coding sequence TTGAAGCGAGTTATTACGTCATTATTACTATTGGGGTTATTTACTCTTATAGGCTTGAGTTCTTCAACATATGCTGCTACAAAAAACGTAGTATGGGAAAAGAGCCAGTCTGTTTCGGCCACCGTAGATTCAAATGGAACCAAAGCAAGTGTGGGAAAAACCAAAGGAAAATGGTATTGGGAAGTCACAGTAACAGCTCAAGCAAGTACCACAACTGGCATTGGTATCGTCGGTGAAGGTAAACAATATAATGGACCAGGTACAGGAGCTCTTCAGAACTGGATGTATTATGCTGCAAACGGAAATACTTTTCCGGGGATTGTTTCTTCTGGAACGACCTACACATTAAAGGATGTTATTGGTGTGGCTTTGAATATGGATGATGATAAAATCAGCTGGTATAAGAATGGTGTATTAGTTTATACAAGTACCTTTAAACCAAGCGATCTTCCAGGAGAGATTGTGACTCCTTCGATCACAGGTGGCTCAACTGGTAGCTTTTCGTTTGATACAAATTTTGGTGCGACTCCATTCACGTATAGTATTCCAGAAGGGTTCCTCCCCTACCAACAGCCTGAAAATTCAATAACTCTTTCTGCAACAGGTAATGAAGAAAATATTCAATTGAAGTGGGATGGAATACCAGGAGTTACGACTTATAAAATTGAAAGAGCGCTAACCCCTGGAGGTCCGTATGAAGAAATAGCCTCTGATATTTCTGGTACATCTTACACTGATAATAAAGTTGAAGAAAACACTACCTATTACTACGTAGTTTCAACAAATATCTCATCTACGGATCAAGTTGTATCAAATGAAGCTAATGCTACTACTTTAAAGAAATCCACGCCTGATCCGTCTGAACCTACTGAGCCAAGCGAACCAGCACAACCAACTGGCGACCGTGCAATTCTGACTATAACAATGGACAATGGATTTGATAAGGAATTCGATCTGAGCAAAAAAGAACTGAATGCCTTCATCGCTTGGTATGATGCTAAAGATGCTGGCAGAGGTGCTTCCTTCTTTGCCATCGACAAGCACAATAATAACAAAGGTCCATTCAGCAACCGCAAGGACTACGTAATATTCAACAAAATCCTTACGTTTGAAGTAAGCGAGTATTCAACTAAATAA